In the genome of Corallococcus soli, the window ACTTCCTGGACTCCACGCTGCGCTCACCGCTGATGCAGCTCCCCGTTCGGACGGCGGTCTTCGAGCTGGATGAAGGGCGCATGCTCTTCTCTCCCGGCTCGAAGCTCACCCCTGAGCAGCTTCGGGAAGCCGGCCCCGTCACCGACATCGTGGCCCCCAGCCTGATGCACACCGGCGGCATGAAGGCCGCCGCGCAGGCGCATCCGAACGCGAGGCTCTGGGGGCCGGCCGGTGTGCGGGAGAAGCACCCAGAGCTGACCTGGCACGGCATCCTGGGTGAGACCCCGTGGCCCTTCGAGCGCGAGCTGTCGTTCCTTCCCATCCCGGGCATGCCGAAGCTGAACGAGAGCGCGTTCCTGCACCATCCCTCGAAGGCGCTCTACCTGACGGACATGGTCTTCAACGTCACCGAGCCCAGGGGCCTCACCACCTGGATGTTCTTCAGGGTGTTCGGAACCTACAAACGCTTCGCCGTGAGCCGGCTGTTCCTCCGGTTCGCCAAGGACCCGGCGGCGTTCAACGCGGCCGTCCAGAAGATCGCCGGGCTCGACTTCGAGCACGTGGTCCCCTCTCACGGTGAAGCGATGCTGAACGAGGGCAAGCCCCGGCTGCTCGCCGCGTTCCGTGAGCGCGGGCTGCTCCCGTAGCGTCGGAGGCCCTCCCAACTTCCGGGAAGCGTGTCGACGGAAGAACATACCAGCGGACAGGTTTGCCCCGGGGCCGGGCGCCATGGGGGGTGCACGCCAGGCCACCTCACCCTGGTGCCCGCCCCACTGCTCCGGTTTCCCGGGCCCCCAGGAAACATTCGGGCGCGCATGTAGTCATGCAACCCACTCCAAGGGAATCCAGAAGGGCATTTCTTACAAAGTGATGGGGGGTCGGAAACTCCCAACGGGGCATTTCGGAGAATGAGGAAAAGCTGGCGCCGAACCTGGTGCCGTTCCTTCGAAATCGGAGTCCGCCATGACCACGCCCATCGGCTACCGCCCGCCCCTGCCCCCCCCGCCTCCTCCCGCGCCGCGCCCTGTCGCGCCGACCGTCGCGAAGGGTGGTCAGCAGCCCGCCAACACGCCCGCGGGCTCCCGCGTGGACACGTCGGTGCAGGGCAACGTGCAGTCGAACTCGCGCAACGTGCTGAGCGGCCAGTCGAGCTTCGAGGCCGGCGGCTCGCGCGCCGAGGTCAGCGGCACCGGCCCCGGCGGCATCCAGACGGACGCCTACGTGCAGGGCCCGACGTTCAGCGCGGATGCCACCGTGGAGGCCGACATCGGCCTGTCCGGCATCGACGTGAACGTGCAGGTGGACGTGTCCGCCAACCTGGTGGAAGCGGGCGCCAGCGCCACCAAGACGGTGGACTTCGAGATCGCCGGTGAGCAGTACTCCGTCGAGCTGGACATGGAAGCGCTGGGCAAGATTGGCGCCGAGGGCGACATCAACCTGGACCTGCACGTCGGCACCGACGGCTCCGTGTCCATCAACGCCTCGGCGTCCGGCTTCGCCGGCGCGCAGGCCAGCCTCACGGGCTCCATCGAGCTGAAGCACGAGGGTGACACCCTGGCGTCGGGCAGCATCACCGCCAGCGCCAGCGCCGGCGTGAGCGGCGACGCCCACGCGAACATCGGCCTGGACGGCGGCAACCTGGAGTTCGACGTCGGCGTGGAGGCCACGGCCGGCCTGGGCCTGGGCGTCGAGGTGGAAGGCTCCGTCAACCCCGGCAACATCCTCAAGGCGGTCGGCGAGACGGCCGCCGCGGCCGGCGGCGAGGTCCTGGAGAACATCGCCGAGGGCGCCATCAACGCGGGCGGCGCCGTGGCGGACGCGGCCGGCGATGTGTTCAATGGCGCGGTGGAAGGCCTGGGCGACCTCATCGAGGGCGCCGGGGATGCCTTCAACAGCGCCAAGGACACCGTCACCGGTTGGCTGCCGGGCTAGTCACCGGGAGATTGCCCAGCCCTTCCCGGGCTGGGCTATCCTCTTGCCCCATGGCCGTCTCCAAACAGGCATCCTCCGCAGCGCAGTTGATGAAGCAGGGCCTCCTCAAGGACGCGGCCCGTGAATTCGAGCGCGCCCTCCAGACGGACCCGAAGGACGCCGCCGCGATGCTCGGGCTCGCCCGTCTGCGCCTCGCGCAGCATGACGAGCCCGCCGCGCGCGACATGCTCCAGCGGCTCGTGGCCCAGCACCCCACCCACCCGGAGGCGCTCAGCCACCTGGCCCGGCTGGACGCCGAAAAGGGTGATGCCCGGCAGCTCGCGGTGCTGGAGGCGCTCGCGTCCCAGCCGAAGGCGGGCTTCTTCGAGGTCGTCAACCACGGCCGCGGGCTGCTGGCCCACCACCAGTACACCGCCGCCATCCCCGTGCTGGAGAAGGCGCTCGCCCTGCAGCCGGGCAACGGGCAGACGCTGACGTACCTGGGCATGGCGCTCCAGGGCGACAAGCAGTTGGACCGCGCGCTGCGGCGCTACCAGGACGCGGCGGAGGCCAGCCGCACGGAGCACCTGCCGCTGCTGCTCGCCGCGCGCGTGCAGGTCCTCCAGGGCCACGTGGGCGCGGCGCTGACGACGCTGCAGCAGGCCATCCTGCGCAGCCCCCGCGAGCCGTCCCTCATCCGGGAGTTCGCCACGCTGTGCTTCTTCGCGGGCGCGCCCGAGACGGCCATCCGCGCCGCCATCGACCTGCGCATGCAGCAGCCGGACAACGCGGACGCCATCTACCTGCACGGCCTGGCGTCGTTCGTGGCCGGCAAGAACGAGGACGCGGACCGCATCCTGCGCGAAGCGCTGGCCAAGGTGCCGGACAACGCGTCCGTGCTCATCGCGCTGGCCAAGGTCCGCCGCCGGCTGGGCGACGACGCGGAGGCGCAGAAGCTGCTGGAGGCCGCCGTGGCCTCCGACCCGTCCGAAGTGGGCGCGGCCAACGACCTGGCGGTGCTGCACCTGTCGCGCCCTGGTGGGGCCGGAGTCGCCGCCGCGCGCGCCGTGCTGACCCAGGCGCTGAAGGTGCACCCGGAGGACCCGGGCCTGCACCTCAACCTGGCCCTGGCCCTGGCGGACACCGACAAGGCCCTGGCCCGGACGCACGCACTGAAGGCCCAGGCCAGCACCGACAAGCACATCCGCGAGCAGGCGGACCGGCTCGTCACCGCGTTGGCGAAGTAGTCGCGCCCGGTGCACTCCGGGCCGCTGTCCTCGCGGCGGCCCTGCGCTAGGGTGCGCCGCCATGGCGACTGGCCGGTACTGGTTGATCAAGAGCGAGCCCTCCGTCTACGCGTACGCCCGGCTGGAAGCGGACGGCCGGACGGAGTGGACGGGCGTGCGCAACTTCGAGGCGCGCAACAACCTGCGGGCCATGACGCCCGGGGACCTGTGCCTCTACTACCACTCCAACGAGGACAAGGCCGTCGTGGGCGTGGCGCGCGTGCTCTCGAAGCCAGGCCCCGACCCCACCGCGCCCGGTGAGGACTGGGCCTCCGTGGACATGGGCCCCCTCGTCGCCTTCACCGTCCCGGTGACGCTGGCCACCATCAAGGCCACGCCCGCGCTCAAGGACTTCCCGCTGCTCACCCGCAGCCGCCTGAGCGTGACGCCCACCCCGGTGGAGCACTTCGAGCTCGTCCTGAAGATGGGCCAGACGAAGCTGCCGAAGGCCCCCGCCTCGAAGCCGAAACCGAAGGCGAAGCCCGGGGCCCGGCCTTGAGCGCCGCGCGGGAAGTCCGGGCCGACTTCGACCGCGCGTCCATCGTGATGTACCAGGCCTATCCAGACGCCATCGCGGACGTGGCCGTGAAGCAGCAGCGGTTCGGCCCGCCGTTCTCCGTGGGGCGGATGACGTGGATCAAACCCAGCTTCCTGTGGCTCATGCACCGCTCCAACTGGGGCCACAAGGGCGGGCAGGAGCGCACGCTCGCGGTGCGCATCCAGCGCTCCGGCTGGGAGGAGGCGCTGGCCGCCGCGGTCCTCACCGGCTACGAGCCCCAAGTCCACGGCACCCCGGACGCGTGGCGCAAGGCGTTCGAGTCCGCGCCCGTCCACGTCCAGTGGGACCCCGAGCGCACCCTGCGCGGCGCGGGCCTCCCCCACGACAGCATCCAGGTGGGCTTGAGCCGCGCCGTCATCCAGCGCTTCGTGAACGATTGGACCGTCTCCATCACGGACCTGACGCCCCTGGTGCGCAAGCTGCGCAAGCACCTGGACGACGGCCGCGCGGACGCGGCGACGCGCCTGCTGCCCAGGGAGTCCGTCTACCCGGTGCCCCCGCAGCTCGCCCGCCGGCTCGGGATGTAACGGGATGACCGTTCCCTGACGCGAGTTGTTATGTTTTCGCGATGGCGGACACCCCGGACCTGGACACCCTGCGAGCAGCCCTGGAGCGCGTCGACGACGACATCCTCGACGCGCTCCAGCGGCGCATGGCCCTGGCGGACGACGTGGCGCGCGCGAAGCTGGTGACGGCCTGGCCCTTCCGGGATCC includes:
- a CDS encoding EVE domain-containing protein codes for the protein MATGRYWLIKSEPSVYAYARLEADGRTEWTGVRNFEARNNLRAMTPGDLCLYYHSNEDKAVVGVARVLSKPGPDPTAPGEDWASVDMGPLVAFTVPVTLATIKATPALKDFPLLTRSRLSVTPTPVEHFELVLKMGQTKLPKAPASKPKPKAKPGARP
- a CDS encoding tetratricopeptide repeat protein, which produces MAVSKQASSAAQLMKQGLLKDAAREFERALQTDPKDAAAMLGLARLRLAQHDEPAARDMLQRLVAQHPTHPEALSHLARLDAEKGDARQLAVLEALASQPKAGFFEVVNHGRGLLAHHQYTAAIPVLEKALALQPGNGQTLTYLGMALQGDKQLDRALRRYQDAAEASRTEHLPLLLAARVQVLQGHVGAALTTLQQAILRSPREPSLIREFATLCFFAGAPETAIRAAIDLRMQQPDNADAIYLHGLASFVAGKNEDADRILREALAKVPDNASVLIALAKVRRRLGDDAEAQKLLEAAVASDPSEVGAANDLAVLHLSRPGGAGVAAARAVLTQALKVHPEDPGLHLNLALALADTDKALARTHALKAQASTDKHIREQADRLVTALAK
- a CDS encoding DUF4291 domain-containing protein, translated to MSAAREVRADFDRASIVMYQAYPDAIADVAVKQQRFGPPFSVGRMTWIKPSFLWLMHRSNWGHKGGQERTLAVRIQRSGWEEALAAAVLTGYEPQVHGTPDAWRKAFESAPVHVQWDPERTLRGAGLPHDSIQVGLSRAVIQRFVNDWTVSITDLTPLVRKLRKHLDDGRADAATRLLPRESVYPVPPQLARRLGM
- a CDS encoding Circumsporozoite protein, producing MTTPIGYRPPLPPPPPPAPRPVAPTVAKGGQQPANTPAGSRVDTSVQGNVQSNSRNVLSGQSSFEAGGSRAEVSGTGPGGIQTDAYVQGPTFSADATVEADIGLSGIDVNVQVDVSANLVEAGASATKTVDFEIAGEQYSVELDMEALGKIGAEGDINLDLHVGTDGSVSINASASGFAGAQASLTGSIELKHEGDTLASGSITASASAGVSGDAHANIGLDGGNLEFDVGVEATAGLGLGVEVEGSVNPGNILKAVGETAAAAGGEVLENIAEGAINAGGAVADAAGDVFNGAVEGLGDLIEGAGDAFNSAKDTVTGWLPG